The following nucleotide sequence is from Synechococcus sp. KORDI-52.
GCTGGCGGCAGCGTTGGTGCAACTCCTGCGCCAGGGAGACAACAGCGATGTTGAAGACTTAACTCAACAGGCACTCGGCTGGGTCAGAGGAGAGCTAAAGGATCCTGGCTGTCCTCGTCACTGACCGGACGACGGCAGGCCAATTGCAGACGGTTGCCACGTCGGCTCCAGCGCACATCGTCAAAACATTGGTGGATAAGAAACAGCCCCCTGCCACTGGGGGCATCAAGGGCCGTAGGCAACGATGCTTTGCGGGAGTGCTGCGGCAAACCGCAGCCTTCATCCTGAACCTGCCAAACCAACCAATTGGGCGTGAGGATGCGTCGAACACGCAGCCTCTTGGCTGGATTTTCAGCGTTGCCATGGCGAACGGCATTCACCAGGGCCTCGTGCAACCCCAACTCGATGCGTTGACTAGTCAGTACACATCCCACGGGTTCGGTGAGCAGTTCCAGCAAGGGAGCCAGTTGCAACGTGGACGGGAGCGTGAACTCTGCCCAGCGAAACCTCTTGGACGGCACAGTCAGGCCCGTTGACGTCGATCTTTAGAACTTACCGTTGATGGAAAGCCCCGTCAGGGTCTGCGCTCGACTAGGGCGGGGTGATTCAGAACAGAATCCATAAGGCGCACCCCCCTCAGCTGGTTGATCAAGGGCATGTGACCCTCGGGCGCCTCGATCGACCAGGTGAATGCAGCTGGATAGCGTGTCCAAACGCCATCACATTTCCAGCCAATTCGGGGCCACAGCCGTTCATAGCGACCATCGAGAGCTGACAACAACCGAGCTTGGGCTGTGAAGCCAAAACGGCCTTGGGAATAGACCGTCCAGAGCCGATCCAGGCTGACCAAATCAATGCCTGACATCGAAGGCACCTCAGTGAAATAGACGTACCCCCTCTTCACGGCTGCATCACCAGCCAGCTCACGCAAACACTGACTGGTGATGCGATCCGCTTCCTCGAACTGTTGATTCAGCAGCTTCTGTTGCAGCGGCCCGTAATCCAGGCCAACGACCGATTCAGCCGTCAACCAGCCTTGAGCGGTGGATTTGCCCAGCCCCGAGATGGCCGCGGGCTGATGGCGTTGGATCACCTGAAGGATCCATCCAGCAGCCCAGTCATCTCCAGCGGGATCAAAACCGGAAAGGAGATCTGGTCCAACTCTGGCCAGCTCTTGGGCGCGGGATTCGATCTGCTTGATCAGAGGGCGTCGTTGGCGAGGTGTTCCCTTCGCGAAACGATCCAGCAGCTGGTCGATGCTGAGCTTGGTGGCGGGTGTGGAACCGGAAAGCATGAGTCGCAACCGGCCCCAACTGGCTCGGTGTTGGCCCACTATGTCAGGCATGGGGGAGATCTGTTCAATCGAGATCCAGGAGCTGCGCAAGCTGAAGGGTGCACTGGTGGACGTGCGCAGCCCCGGCGAATTCGCCAAGGGGCACTGGCCAGGAGCCATCAACCTGCCTCTGTTCAGCGACGAAGAACGTGCTGCAGTTGGTACCACCTACAAGCAAAAAGGGCGACGACCAGCCATTCACCTGGGTCTTGAACTCACCGGTCCCAAACTCAGCCGGCTGGCCCAGCAGCTGGAGACCCTGCGGAACCAAGGCGATCCGAGGATCTACTGCTGGCGTGGAGGGATGCGCTCAGCCAGCGTGGCGTGGCTCGCCCAGCAAATCGACCTCAAGCCAAAACTGCTGCGGGGTGGCTACAAAAGCTACCGACGTTGGGCCCAGAGCCTCTTTGAACAGGACTGGCCCCTGCGTGTGATGGGCGGTCGTACGGGCACTGGAAAGACCGACCTGCTGTTGGCCATGGCAACCCGGGGTGTCGCCGTCGTTGATCTGGAAGGACTGGCCAACCACCGCGGCAGCAGCTTCGGTGGCCTGGGCCTGCCGGAGCAACCCAGCACCGAGCACTACGAAAACAAACTGGCCGAGATTCTTGATCTGCATCAACGCCAACGCAGAACAGCGATCTGGTTGGAAGCCGAAAGCATCCAGGTGGGCTGCTGCCGTATTCCCAAACCCCTTTTTGATCAGTTGCAACAAGCCCCCATCCTTGAGATCCAGCGGGGGCGCAACGAACGGGTGCAGCAGCTGGTCCAGGTCTATGGCCACCAGGGCCGAGCGGCTCTGGCGGAAGCAACCCAGAGGATCAGTCGACGCCTGGGGCCCCAGCGCACCAAGGAAGCCCTCGAGGCCATTGCCAGGGACGACTGGGCCCGAGCTTGCAACGCCACACTCGACTACTACGACCGCTGCTACGACCACGAGCTGGCACGATCACCCAAGCGCGACAGCATCGATATATCCGGCCTCACTGCAATAGAGGCCGCACAGACCCTGATTGAGCGCGGGTTTGTTGAAATCCACGATTAGGATCGCGCCCATTGATTGTCCAGAACGACATGAGCGAAGCAGCGATTCAGTTCTTTCGGGGAGTCAACGAGCCTGTGGTGCCCGATATCCGTCTGACCCGCAGCCGCGACGGCCGCACAGGGCAGGCGACCTTCCGTTTCGAACAGCCGGCTGCGATTGCGCCCGAAACGATGGGTGACATCACTGGAATGTGGATGGTCGATGAAGAGGGGGAGATGGTGACCAGGGAAGTGAACGGCAAGTTCGTGAATGGCAAAGCAAGTGCTCTTGAAGCCGTTTACTCCTGGAAGTCAGAACAGGATTTCGAGCGGTTCATGCGCTTCGCACAGCGCTACGCCGATGCCAACGGACTGGGTTATTCACAAAATCAGGATTCCGATCAGACTGACGCTGGCGACGGCCAGCAGGTTTGAGACTGCCTCAGTGGCTGTCGTTGACAGCCTTCATCTCAGCAATCATTTTGCTGTGGTCCCTAAAAGAACTCTTGCTGCTCTTGTTTGCAGCCATTGTTCTCGCCATGGCCTTGTGCACCCTTGTGGGCATTCTTCGAGAGCGGAGGCCGATGCAACGGCCCCTGGCCCTAGTTCTCTGCATCGGTGGCCTGCTCATGCTTGTGGCAGGAGCGGCCGGTGTTGTCGTGCCGCCGTTCCTCGATGAATTTTCCCTGCTGCTGCAGAAGCTGCCTGAAGCTGGGCAAACCCTTGTACGGATGGGAGTCGACTGGATTGACACCATCAGTGAGGCCATTTACGGGGCCGATGCCTTTCCCGACATTGATGACCTGGAACTGAATGGTCCAAGGCAGCTCGTGCCCGACGGCTCATCACTGGCGGCAGGTGTCAGCAGCGGCTTGTTGGGTCTGCTCGGGCTGGCGGGCAACCTCGGCAACGGCGTTGTGCGCCTCTTGTTTGTCCTGGCGGTTGCTCTGATGATCAGCGTCCAGCCCCAGGCCTACCGCAGTGTGGGACTTCAGCTGATTCCATCCTTCTATAGACGTCGCGGGAGCCGCATCCTGGATCAGTGCGGTGCCGCACTCAGCAGCTGGATGGTTGGCGTGCTGATCAGCTCCTTGGCGGTGTTTGTGCTGTGCAGCATCGCCCTGACCCTGTTGGGCGTGAAACTGGTTCTGGCCAATGCTCTTCTGGCGGGTCTGCTGAACGTGATTCCGAATGTGGGACCAACCATGAGCACCATCTTCCCGATGGCGGTGGCTCTGCTGGATACCCCATGGAAGGCGGCGGCGGTGCTTGGGGCCTATGTGGTGATCCAGAACATCGAGAGTTATGTGATCACCCCTTCCGTAATGCACCACCAGGTGAAACTGCTACCCGGATTGACCCTGGCGGCCCAGTTCCTGTTCACACTGTTGTTCGGCCCCCTTGGCCTGCTGATGGCCCTACCCCTTGCAGTGGTACTGCAGGTGATCATCCGTGAGGTGCTGATTCACGATGTGCTGGATCGCTGGCAACGTCTGGAGCCAGTGCAATGACGGCTGGCACGTTTCTGGTGGCGCTTACCCTCGTGGTGCTGGTGCTGTTGCTCTGGCACCTCCGCTGGGTGCTCCTGGTGGTGTTCGGTGCCGTTGTGGTGTCCGTTGCCCTGGACGTGCTGATCGTGCAGGTTCAGAAACGAACCCGCCTGGGGCGCCCCCAGGCCCTGGCTGTCGTGCTGGGGGTTTTGCTTTTGGCCGGTGGCCTGCTGGGACAGCTGCTGGTCCCGGAACTGATCAGCCAGTTCCAGCAATTGGGAAGGGATCTGCCGCAGCTGACGAGCAAAGTGTCTGACCTGCTGAGCAGTGAACCACGCCTGGCGCAACTTAATGAAGCGTTGGGTCAGGGGCTCAACCTGAAAGGACTTCAGCCGTTGCTTGGGTTCGCCGGCGGTGCAGCGAATTCGCTGATTCAACTGTTCCTGATGGTCCTGCTCGCCATCCTGCTGGCCCTGGATCCGAGTTCCCACCGCCGCATGGTGGTGGCCATGACGCCCCGCCCCGCCCGTCAGCAGATGGAGCACTTGCTGGATGAATCCCGGCAAGCCTTAGGGGGGTGGCTCAGCGGCATGACCCTCTCCGCCACCACAGTCTTCTTGCTCACCTGGGGCGGGCTGTTTCTGCTGAAGGCACCCCTGGCCCTGCTGAGCGCCCTGATATGCGGGCTGCTGACATTCGTACCCACCATCGGTCCAACGGCGGCAACCCTGCTTCCGACGGGGTTGGCACTGCTCCAATCCCCTCAATTAATGGTGTCGGTGCTGGTGTTCAGGCTGGTTCTGCAGAACCTGGAGGCCTTTCTGCTCACGCCGTTGCTGCTCCGCAAAACCGTGAACCTTCTTCCCACTGTGGCCTTGACGGCTCAGCTCAGCCTCGGCGCCCTGCTGGGGCTGCCAGGTGTTCTCCTGGCGCTTCCCCTGGTGGTCGTGCTTCAGGTGCTGATGCAGCGCGTTCTGGTGCAGCAAATCATGGACCGCTGGACCTGACCACAGGGCTTTGATCCGTAACCGAACGAACACATGGCGGCAAGAGTTGTGGCAACAAGGCGTCGAGTGATGGGGCTCCTGGGAGAGGATGCCAATCGCATGCGCGCTCAGAGCAACTGGCGTTTCTTTTTTTCGCTTGAATCACGCTCCCGCTCAACCGCCTGCCAATAGGCCGCAGAGACGGCAACCTCTTGGCCGCGTTCAATTTGATTCAGCCGCGCTTTCAAGGCTTCAACCTCGGCACGCAGCCCAAACACCACTTCGCTGAGACCAGGATTTAACTCCATGGAACCTGAGCAACCAGTTGAGTCGTAGCTCAAGCTGAACGACCGATGATGTTCAAGTCGATACCAACACCACACCCTCCCTGGCGACCAGTCCAATACTGTGTCCGATAGGTCTTGCGGCAAACTGGCTTGGACGTCATCTTCAATTTCTCGCGTTATGAGGAACTGAGGCAAGCCGTGAAGCAGCTTGTTCTTGAGAACCTCGATCCGGAGTTGCTGCACGAGGAAGCCCACGACCTGTTCGAGTCCTGGTGGTCCTCAACCCACAGTCAGGGGCGTTGGAACACCGATGTGAAGCAGCGCACCTGGGATTCGATCTGGCGTGAATTCGGGAATGGCTCCAGTCAGCCGTAACGACGCCAGAGCGAGGGCGAACCCATCAGCACAACCACAGCCAACTGGTGATGCCGAATCGCATAACCAAGACCAGTGACGGTGAACTGATCACTGAGCAGCTGAACCTCAGTCCGCAGATCGCCAAGCGCCAGCAGAATCAACAGGATCGCAAACCAGCGTGCCGGGTGGCGTCGTTGTTGCGCGTCACGGGTGCGATCAATCAAGGGATCGGTCCCAGAGTGTGAGCAGTGACGGCGCCAGAGCGATGCTTGACCAGGAGCCCACGACAACTCCCAAAGCCAGGGCAATCGCAAACCAGTACAGCGTCGCCCCACCAAAGAAGACAAGAGCCAGCAAAGGAAGCAGGGTGGTTCCACTGGTGTACAGGGTGCGGGTCAAGGTGGCCGACACCGCTTGATCCACCTGCAATGAAAGTGGGAGATCCGAGGCATCCTTGCTGCGCTCTCGGATGCGATCGAAGACCACGACCGTGTCATTCACCGAATAGCCGGCAATCGTCAGCAACGACACTGCGAAAAGGCTGTCCACCTCCAGGTGCAGAACAACACCAAGCCAGGCGAACACGCCACAAACAATCGCCACGTCATGGGCCAA
It contains:
- a CDS encoding ATP-binding protein, which codes for MPSKRFRWAEFTLPSTLQLAPLLELLTEPVGCVLTSQRIELGLHEALVNAVRHGNAENPAKRLRVRRILTPNWLVWQVQDEGCGLPQHSRKASLPTALDAPSGRGLFLIHQCFDDVRWSRRGNRLQLACRRPVSDEDSQDPLALL
- a CDS encoding GUN4 domain-containing protein; this translates as MLSGSTPATKLSIDQLLDRFAKGTPRQRRPLIKQIESRAQELARVGPDLLSGFDPAGDDWAAGWILQVIQRHQPAAISGLGKSTAQGWLTAESVVGLDYGPLQQKLLNQQFEEADRITSQCLRELAGDAAVKRGYVYFTEVPSMSGIDLVSLDRLWTVYSQGRFGFTAQARLLSALDGRYERLWPRIGWKCDGVWTRYPAAFTWSIEAPEGHMPLINQLRGVRLMDSVLNHPALVERRP
- the mnmH gene encoding tRNA 2-selenouridine(34) synthase MnmH — encoded protein: MSGMGEICSIEIQELRKLKGALVDVRSPGEFAKGHWPGAINLPLFSDEERAAVGTTYKQKGRRPAIHLGLELTGPKLSRLAQQLETLRNQGDPRIYCWRGGMRSASVAWLAQQIDLKPKLLRGGYKSYRRWAQSLFEQDWPLRVMGGRTGTGKTDLLLAMATRGVAVVDLEGLANHRGSSFGGLGLPEQPSTEHYENKLAEILDLHQRQRRTAIWLEAESIQVGCCRIPKPLFDQLQQAPILEIQRGRNERVQQLVQVYGHQGRAALAEATQRISRRLGPQRTKEALEAIARDDWARACNATLDYYDRCYDHELARSPKRDSIDISGLTAIEAAQTLIERGFVEIHD
- a CDS encoding AI-2E family transporter; the encoded protein is MRLPQWLSLTAFISAIILLWSLKELLLLLFAAIVLAMALCTLVGILRERRPMQRPLALVLCIGGLLMLVAGAAGVVVPPFLDEFSLLLQKLPEAGQTLVRMGVDWIDTISEAIYGADAFPDIDDLELNGPRQLVPDGSSLAAGVSSGLLGLLGLAGNLGNGVVRLLFVLAVALMISVQPQAYRSVGLQLIPSFYRRRGSRILDQCGAALSSWMVGVLISSLAVFVLCSIALTLLGVKLVLANALLAGLLNVIPNVGPTMSTIFPMAVALLDTPWKAAAVLGAYVVIQNIESYVITPSVMHHQVKLLPGLTLAAQFLFTLLFGPLGLLMALPLAVVLQVIIREVLIHDVLDRWQRLEPVQ
- the psb28 gene encoding photosystem II reaction center protein Psb28, which encodes MSEAAIQFFRGVNEPVVPDIRLTRSRDGRTGQATFRFEQPAAIAPETMGDITGMWMVDEEGEMVTREVNGKFVNGKASALEAVYSWKSEQDFERFMRFAQRYADANGLGYSQNQDSDQTDAGDGQQV
- a CDS encoding AI-2E family transporter, which produces MTAGTFLVALTLVVLVLLLWHLRWVLLVVFGAVVVSVALDVLIVQVQKRTRLGRPQALAVVLGVLLLAGGLLGQLLVPELISQFQQLGRDLPQLTSKVSDLLSSEPRLAQLNEALGQGLNLKGLQPLLGFAGGAANSLIQLFLMVLLAILLALDPSSHRRMVVAMTPRPARQQMEHLLDESRQALGGWLSGMTLSATTVFLLTWGGLFLLKAPLALLSALICGLLTFVPTIGPTAATLLPTGLALLQSPQLMVSVLVFRLVLQNLEAFLLTPLLLRKTVNLLPTVALTAQLSLGALLGLPGVLLALPLVVVLQVLMQRVLVQQIMDRWT